Below is a genomic region from Chromatiaceae bacterium.
GGCTACGACGAGGCCGCGATGAAGACCATGCCGCATGCCTGGAAGGCCGGCGAACAGACGGTCATCCTGCGCAAGCAGCTCGAGGCGATGCCGGATGGCGGTGTCGTGGCGATTGCCGCGCCGCCGAACCCGTTCCGCTGTCCTCCGGGGCCGTACGAGCGCGCCTGCCAGATCGCGATGTACCTGCGTGCGCACAAACCCAAGTCCAAGCTGATGATCTTCGACGCCAAAGACAAGTTCTCGAAGATGGGGCTGTTCAAGCAGGCGTTCGAACGTCACCACAAGGGCATCATCGAGTGGGTCGGTGCATCCGAGGGCGGCGCCATTACGCGCGTGGATGCGGCGAGCAACACGATGTTCGCAGGCGACACCGCACACAAGGTGGCCGTGGCCAACGTGATCCCGGCACAGAAGGCCGGCGCGATTGCTATCAAGGCAGGCCTGACCAATGAAAGCGGCTGGTGCCCGATCGACGGTCGTACCTTCGAATCCACGATCCACAAGGGTATCCACGTGGTCGGTGACGCTTCGGTCGCCGCACCGCTGCCGAAGTCGGCCTACGCGGCGAACTCGGAGGCCAAGGTCTGTGCGGCGGCGGTCGTCGACATGCTGAACGGCCGCGAGCCGGGCGAACCGGCGTTGGTCAATACCTGCTACTCGGTGGTCGGTCCGAACGACGCGATCTCGGTCGCCAAGGTCTATGACCTGAAGGACGGCAAACTGAACGGGGTCGAAGGCTCCGGTGGCCTGACGTCGCAGGACAGCAGCCCGGAGATGCGCGCCCGCGAGGTCAACTACGCCTACAGCTGGTTCGAAAACATCAAGAACGACAGCTGGGGCTGAGCCACATCGGCGCAAGACCAGATAAAGGGCCCTTCGGGGCCCTTTTTGCTGACTGGCAGTTTGTGAACGCCCCCGGGGTAGAAGCGGTCCGGCGCCTCCCCCGATGGCGACACCGGGGTCAGCGAACCTTGACCTGCAACATCTCGTCGCCGTTTTCGTCGGTCAGATGCACCGCGCAGGCGATGCAGGGATCGAAGCTATGGATGGTCCGCAGGATCTCGACCGGCTGCTTGGGATCGTACAGTTCGTGGTTGTCCTGCAGCGCCGCTTCATACGCGCCCGCCTGGTTTTGCGCGTCGCGCGGGCCCGCATTCCAGGTTGAAGGCACGACCGCCTGGTAGTTGTCGATCTTCTCGTCCTTGATGACGATGTAATGCGCCAGACCGCCGCGCGGCGCCTCCATGAAGCCGACCCCTTTCGCCTCGCTGGGCCAACTGGAGGGCTCCCAAAGCTTTTCGTTGAAGGTACGGGTGTTGCCCGCCTTGATGTTCGCGATCAGGGTATCCATCCACCCCTGCATCTGATCGGCGATCAGTTTGGTCTCGAGCGTCCTGGCCGCCGTACGGCCAAGGGTCGAGAACAGGGCACGCTTGTCCGCACCCAGGGTGGCGAGTGTCGAGTCGACCAGTTCGCGGGTTGCATCGTGACCCTTCGCGTACAGCACCAACACGCGGGCCAGCGGGCCGACCTCCATGGGCTTGCCCTTCCAGCGCGGCGACTTGAGCCACGAGTAACCGTCTTCGACGTTCAACTGCTTGTATGGCGCTTCGGGTCCACCACGCCCCTGGTAATCGAATTTTGTCT
It encodes:
- a CDS encoding FAD-dependent oxidoreductase — encoded protein: MAHFTRRKFLQVTGGAVAASSLGFPAIVGAASKKVVVVGGGVSGATAAKYIRMADSSVEVTLIEPNTEYYTCFLSNEVLSGHRKMESIKVTYDGLKGHGITVVHDTVTDIDAAGKMVKTAGGKTFAYDRCIVGPGISFGNNIEGYDEAAMKTMPHAWKAGEQTVILRKQLEAMPDGGVVAIAAPPNPFRCPPGPYERACQIAMYLRAHKPKSKLMIFDAKDKFSKMGLFKQAFERHHKGIIEWVGASEGGAITRVDAASNTMFAGDTAHKVAVANVIPAQKAGAIAIKAGLTNESGWCPIDGRTFESTIHKGIHVVGDASVAAPLPKSAYAANSEAKVCAAAVVDMLNGREPGEPALVNTCYSVVGPNDAISVAKVYDLKDGKLNGVEGSGGLTSQDSSPEMRAREVNYAYSWFENIKNDSWG